From Eschrichtius robustus isolate mEscRob2 chromosome 7, mEscRob2.pri, whole genome shotgun sequence, a single genomic window includes:
- the C7H10orf71 gene encoding cardiac-enriched FHL2-interacting protein — protein MQGSKKCTDGFSDSSSIGSVLDDADREVSSLTDRAFRSLCISEDASFHDSDLALSPDITRQVFGNFHQRTVSHTHRKSGIWSQLPSQGTEHAGWAATFQQLPKYVQGEEKYPKSSPPLTPAQRRLEVPVSGLRSSNKPVSKVSSLIKSFDRTESQRCDSRPPTSKPPALKNPPKFAPLPESSVNFCFDSAFLTVRRVPAEVSSTHKTSHQPGRKHGEQESPKNPEMACHGPNSFLPTPENAANSFESKFPSPAHKADTSETGRGQEWARKGTFLHSENSAFESWNAHQPRLPERKDAADTVAESKAPKHYEDSPLLREPPACEHKASPRHIRAGCGQEENRLAAGTLSTSGTWGSRDLGAQVSATEGKASSSQPEPPLKPTHAPWRKPKSGKGGKESLQDASEEKKQTNWRGPALYAKHDPQGQFPEKDALDMPVDPHEHYDPPFNISKLLTPVIPSKHVLESCHSQPAEITPSPTGQLNGYQEKEPSKCQSRDSYKSKAPSLLFNLKDVRKRVKSTYSPSPLLKGPDEKTRGKQESLSNGGLLPNGLEEGPPDELSKETPADAPPVSLISTQKDPKADPGAASADNYLTLTSPSPNTKAPFCVNGEADDRNSYEKDDANGESEMGGARSSWRPDPREHCRRKHLSLKFCSGDPEAGKAAETPKTSGLENGFLRSISQDTEPEREARLQNPNFNQKFSPGPLSPEEEDVFYSDSQSDFMSALKSKAKFSTSSSDQSFASFEDQQKTWFAESQQEDRRSDVSVGDGQKDEKEKVMEEGELQYCTLSNGHACVEVHSKRESSQGEEESLPEGSPGDPGKAPREEANFRGTGIGGSKDTALSDAKDLIPSPFSTSNKHTLFAVKDNTLRATPMIKPIMLPLLRSMSSESLLGNGHKEEELPRPGWGRDAGLCAPERQEMPSTLTPASVQGTHLKGAACEDMEDHGWGPSTARSETSQAAPKGYVPFPPLTGEGQGLKPPREAIHKVVANNGKSSSIDQGKLDAPRRIPTIALPEGDLEDQPPLQKLGTCWEEQVQGFKSHFLSTPRARPPGRRLVPGELAASPNASSLEENSACSPATSSIWGDAYQAPSEPSLLPGEPPRSSPWASPRPGRVAQREDLTHALTWGPGSDPQLEPSAEDLRTLSPRGSLLDVATSSAGLLEKPEPPAQLERAAGKPPAVPPKTEKALRRAKKLASKRRKTDQPQEKHGERQEEKLYPEDSERRPPSPGEKPPARFPMVRSLPPPVRRHSVSAFSEPIQRRPGGSQSLTPLSPYPATQKVLQDPQSGEYFVFDLPLQVKIKTFYDPETGKYVKVSIPSSEGGSPEPSPPDALAAPYVVYPGFRPLPVTALMPLRCSSQLSAPTFLRQHPHTAEAAGPRPQSAQDAGLQLASEPPSDPTQHSEGRPQSPGEEVGDAPSLDIISTNDLEDFAMEGIS, from the coding sequence ATGCAGGGGAGTAAGAAGTGCACGGACGGCTTCAGCGACTCCTCGAGCATTGGCAGCGTGCTGGACGATGCAGACAGGGAGGTGAGTAGCCTCACGGACCGGGCATTCCGGAGCCTGTGCATCTCAGAGGACGCATCCTTCCATGACTCCGACCTGGCCCTGTCCCCAGATATCACCCGCCAGGTCTTCGGGAATTTTCACCAGAGAACGGTGAGCCATacccacaggaaaagcggcattTGGAGCCAGTTACCATCCCAAGGCACGGAGCATGCCGGCTGGGCGGCCACGTTCCAACAGCTGCCCAAGTACGTTCAAGGGGAGGAGAAGTATCCCAAGAGCAGCCCCCCACTGACaccagcccagaggagactggaaGTGCCAGTTTCCGGCCTGAGGAGCAGCAACAAGCCTGTTTCCAAAGTGTCGTCACTGATTAAATCTTTTGACAGGACCGAAAGCCAGCGTTGTGACAGCAGGCCTCCTACCAGCAAGCCTCCAGCTCTCAAAAATCCCCCCAAATTTGCTCCTCTTCCAGAAAGCAGTGTCAACTTCTGCTTCGATTCTGCCTTTTTGACGGTCAGGAGGGTGCCTGCCGAAGTCTCCAGCACCCATAAGACTAGCCACCAGCCTGGCAGGAAGCACGGAGAGCAGGAGTCCCCCAAGAATCCTGAAATGGCCTGTCATGGCCCCAACAGCTTCCTCCCAACGCCCGAAAACGCGGCCAACTCATTTGAGTCAAAGTTCCCCTCTCCAGCCCACAAGGCAGACACCAGCGAGACTGGAAGGGGCCAGGAGTGGGCTCGCAAAGGGACCTTTCTTCATAGTGAAAACAGTGCTTTTGAGTCATGGAACGCCCACCAACCCAGGCTGCCCGAGAGGAAGGATGCCGCTGACACAGTCGCAGAAAGCAAGGCTCCCAAGCATTACGAGGACTCGCCCTTGTTAAGAGAGCCCCCGGCCTGTGAGCACAAAGCCTCCCCCCGCCACATCCGGGCTGGCTGCGGTCAGGAAGAGAACAGGCTGGCCGCAGGGACTCTCTCCACATCTGGAACCTGGGGATCTAGAGATCTGGGAGCCCAGGTATCTGCTACGGAGGGAAAAGCTTCCAGCTCGCAGCCTGAGCCTCCATTGAAACCGACCCATGCCCCCTGGAGGAAACCAAAGTCTggcaagggagggaaagaaagtctACAAGATGCTTCAGAAGAGAAGAAGCAGACCAACTGGAGAGGCCCAGCCTTGTATGCAAAGCACGATCCCCAGGGGCAATTTCCAGAAAAGGATGCTCTTGACATGCCTGTGGACCCCCATGAGCATTACGATCCTCCTTTCAACATCAGTAAGCTTCTGACCCCCGTCATACCCAGCAAGCATGTGCTGGAGTCATGCCACAGCCAGCCAGCAGAGATAACCCCGTCACCCACAGGACAGCTAAACGGATACCAAGAGAAGGAGCCCAGTAAATGTCAGTCCCGGGACAGTTACAAATCCAAAGCCCCCAGCCTGCTGTTCAACCTCAAAGATGTGCGGAAGCGTGTGAAGAGCACGTACAGTCCCTCGCCTCTCTTGAAAGGCCCTGATGAGAAAACCAGAGGCAAGCAAGAATCCCTGAGCAACGGCGGCCTCCTTCCCAACGGGCTCGAGGAAGGCCCTCCAGATGAGCTTTCTAAGGAGACACCCGCTGATGCCCCTCCTGTGTCACTCATCAGTACCCAGAAGGACCCCAAAGCTGACCCCGGTGCAGCCTCTGCAGACAACTACCTAACTCTCACTTCACCATCACCTAACACCAAAGCCCCCTTCTGTGTCAACGGCGAGGCCGACGACAGGAACAGCTATGAGAAGGACGATGCCAATGGAGAATCGGAGATGGGCGGTGCCAGGTCCAGCTGGCGTCCAGACCCCAGGGAACACTGCCGCAGGAAACATCTGTCCCTGAAGTTTTGCAGTGGAGACCCTGAGGCAGGGAAGGCTGCGGAGACCCCAAAGACCTCCGGCCTAGAGAATGGATTCTTGAGATCCATCTCTCAAGATACAGAACCCGAGAGAGAGGCAAGACTTCAGAATCCAAACTTCAACCAGAAATTCTCCCCAGGGCCCCTTTCTCCCGAGGAGGAAGATGTGTTTTACAGCGACAGCCAGTCTGATTTTATGTCAGCCCTCAAAAGTAAGGCCAAATTCAGCACCAGCTCTTCAGATCAGTCCTTTGCCTCGTTCGAGGATCAGCAGAAGACGTGGTTCGCCGAGAGCCAGCAGGAAGACAGGAGGAGTGACGTGAGTGTAGGTGACGGTCAGAAGGATGAGAAGGAGAAAGTGATGGAGGAAGGTGAATTACAATACTGCACCTTGAGTAATGGGCACGCATGCGTGGAGGTGCACAGCAAGCGGGAATCCTCGCAAGGAGAAGAGGAAAGTTTGCCAGAAGGTAGCCCCGGGGACCCCGGGAAGGCGCCGAGGGAGGAAGCTAATTTCAGAGGCACTGGCATTGGGGGAAGTAAGGATACAGCTCTTTCAGATGCCAAAGATCTAATCCCTTCCCCGTTTTCCACTTCAAACAAGCACACACTCTTTGCAGTTAAAGACAACACCCTCAGGGCCACCCCCATGATAAAACCCATCATGCTGCCCCTCCTGAGATCCATGTCCTCAGAGTCCCTGCTGGGCAATGGCCACAAAGAGGAGGAACTGCCAAGGCCAGGCTGGGGCAGGGATGCTGGTCTTTGTGCCCCCGAGAGGCAGGAAATGCCCAGCACTCTGACACCCGCCAGCGTGCAAGGCACACACTTGAAGGGGGCGGCCTGTGAGGATATGGAGGACCATGGGTGGGGTCCCAGCACAGCCAGGTCAGAGACCTCCCAGGCAGCCCCAAAGGGGTATGTCCCATTTCCTCCACTCACAGGAGAGGGCCAAGGGTTGAAGCCACCCCGAGAGGCCATACATAAAGTCGTGGCAAACAATGGCAAGAGCAGTTCCATAGACCAGGGGAAGCTGGATGCTCCAAGGCGCATCCCCACGATTGCTTTGCCAGAAGGCGACCTAGAAGACCAGCCACCCCTACAGAAGCTTGGAACCTGTTGGGAAGAGCAGGTGCAAGGCTTCAAAAGTCACTTTTTGTCTACACCCAGAGCACGGCCCCCGGGGAGAAGACTGGTCCCTGGTGAGCTAGCAGCTTCCCCCAACGCCAGCTCCCTGGAAGAGAACAGTGCATGCTCCCCTGCCACCAGCAGCATTTGGGGTGATGCTTACCAGGCCCCCAGTGAGCCCAGCCTGCTGCCAGGGGAGCCTCCCCGCAGCAGCCCCTGGGCCAGCCCCCGCCCTGGCAGGGTGGCCCAGAGGGAGGACCTGACACATGCCCTCACGTGGGGGCCTGGCTCCGACCCCCAACTGGAGCCATCAGCAGAAGACCTCAGGACACTTTCTCCAAGAGGCTCGTTGTTGGACGTGGCCACCAGCTCAGCTGGCCTCCTGGAGAAGCCGGAGCCTCCTGCTCAGCTGGAGAGGGCGGCTGGCAAGCCACCAGCAGTCCCACCCAAAACAGAGAAGGCCCTGCGGCGGGCGAAGAAGCTGGCAAGCAAGAGGAGAAAGACCGACCAGCCACAGGAAAAGCATGGTGAACGCCAGGAGGAAAAGCTGTACCCCGAGGACTCAGAGCGTAGGCCACCGTCCCCCGGAGAGAAGCCCCCAGCCAGGTTCCCCATGGTCCGTTCCCTGCCCCCTCCCGTGCGCCGCCACTCGGTGTCCGCCTTCTCAGAGCCGATCCAGAGGCGGCCTGGGGGATCCCAGTCCCTTACACCCCTGTCCCCTTACCCTGCCACCCAGAAGGTCCTCCAAGACCCCCAATCTGGAGAGTACTTTGTCTTCGATCTGCCGCTCCAGGTGAAAATCAA